AGCTGATTGTTCCCGAGATCAAGGACTACTGCATGCCGCCTGCTGGTGTGGCACACAATCTGGTTTTTGTGGCCATGAAGAAAACCTATCCAGGGCAGGCCTACAAGGTGGCCAATGCGCTCTTTGGACTCGGGCAGATGATGTTTGCCAAGGTGATTGTGGTTCTGGATGAGGATGTGGATGTGACCGACTTTGATCGGGTCTGGAGGGAAGTGGCCCTGAAAGCCGTGCCAGGCCACCACACCCTGCATGGTCGCGGGCCGATTGATGTGCTGGATCACAGTTCCAGACAGTGGTCTTATGGTGGAAAGCTGATCATCGATGCCACCACCAAACACCCTGAGGAAGAGACGCCAGATGACTTCAGGCCCATGCCTGTGAAGGACCTTCCGGTGCTCGAAGGCATTCTGGACCAGTGGCAAACAAAAGACGGTTACTGGGTGGTGAAGGTCCACAAGACCCGTGCCCATCAGGGGCAGGAGCTCGGAGAGGCACTTGTGGGTTTGCAGGTGGCTTCAGGTGTCCGTCACATCCTGCTGGTGGATGAGGAAACAGATGTGTTTGACCTTCAGGATGTGTGGTGGACCATCCTCAACAACATCGATCCAGAAAGGGATGTGAAGGTCCTGAATGGAAAAATGGTCTGGGATGGAACCCCCAAACGGGAAGACGAGGGCTTCCACCGGGTGTGGCCGAAAAAGATCACCATGACCGAAGAGGTCAGAAAGCATGTGTCAGAGCACTGGAAAGACTACGGTTTGCCTGAGCTGTAAACGTTGAAAAGCCTGTGTTGCACTTGCTGGGAAAGCCATGCCCTGTGCATGGTTTTTTGTTTGTCGGGTGATGGGTCCCCAGTTCAACACTGCTCTGTGCGAATGGCCTTCTGGACAGGGGCTGCTTTCTCCCTGCGAAACCCCCTGAAAATTCGTGTTGTCCAGTGGACTTTGCTTTCAACAGCAGCTGCATCTCTGGTGGGCACAGGGGGTTCTTTCATGGCGAGGATGCCCTTGAAGAAACACACAAAACAAAAAACCTGATTGGGTTCCATGGTTCACGCTCCTTTGAGGAGAAGTGTAGGGCTGGCCCTTGCGGCCAGGTCAAGCCCTGTTTCACGTGAAACAGGCCCAAAACGGCAGCGTGGTAAATTGGGACATGCTCCAGACCCTCAATCCACTGCTTGAAGACACTGAAATTTCATGGGAAACCCATCAGAAACCTTTTCAGGAGCTGCTGGACCGGGAAGTCCAGCCCGAGGACATCACCCAGTTTCTGCTGGACTGGTCTGCGCTGGAAAACCAGTTGCAGCATGTGCAGACCGTCCGGATGATCCGTGCCCACCTGGACACTTCAGATCAGGAGGCCCAGGACCGTCAGGCTGCTTTTGTGACAGAGGTCCAGCCTGAGTGGGAAAAGATGGCGGCTGCTCTGAAACAGAAACTGCTTTCGCTGGACCACAGCCACCTGCCTGCAGATGCCGTGCAGATGGTGCGCCGCTTCCAGGCCGATGCCAGAACATTCCGGGAGGAAAATGTGCCTCTGCAGACGGAACTCTTCAGTCTGGAGCAGGAGTACACCCAGATCAGTGGTGGTCTGAAAGTCGAGTTTCAGGGAGAGCAGAAGAGCCTTCCACAGATGAAGCCCTTTCAGGTTTCACCAGACCGTACCGTTCGGGAAGAAGCCTGGAAGGCTGTGCGTGCGGCCCTGAGCAGTGTTGCTCCACAACTGAATGACCTGTTCCTCAAACAGCTGAAACTGCGTCGCCAGATGGCAAAAAACGCTGGATACCCCGATTTCCGGGCTTACATGTGGGACAGATACCACCGTTTTGACTACACCGCGGAGACCTGCCTGGAGTTTCACCAGACCGTCAAAGCAGAAGTGGTCCCTTTTGCCCTGGAGATGCTGGAACAGCACCGGGTGAAGCTCGGTCTGGATGTGCTCAGGCCCTGGGATGCTTACTGGCACACCGTTGTTGAGCCTGGACACCTGCCTGCCCTGAAACCTTTCCAGACGGCAGAAGAACTGGAAGCCAAAACAGAGCAGGTGTTCTTTGCCGTCAGCCCGAAACTGGGGGAGATGTTTCACCTGTTTCGGAAAAACGGGGCCATGGACCTGGGAAATCGACCCAACAAGCTGCCCCAGGCTTACTGCACGGGCCTTGCACAAAGTGGGTGGCCTTTTATGTTCCAGAGCGCTGTGGGGACCATGATCGATGTCATGGTGACGCTGCATGAGTCAGGCCATGCTTTCCACCTGTATGCCAGCCTGCACGGCCAGCGTTTCCCCTGGAATGTCATGTCAGGGATCGAATTTGCCGAGGTGCCCTCCACAGCCATGGAATACCTGGCACTGGACCATCTGTCTGCTTTCTACACCCCGGAAGAAATGCTGCGGGTCAAACGCAATGCCATCTGGAGCATGGTGCAGGGCATCCCCTGGCAGTGCGTGATGGATGCTTTCCAGCACTGGCTGTATGTGGAGGCTCCAGAAGAGGTCACCCCGGAGATGCTGGAAGACAGATGCCGCGAACTGATGGATGAATTCATGCCTGTTCCTGCCTGGACAGGATTCGAAGCAGAAAGGGGAAACCTCTGGCAGATCTTCCATGTGTTCAGCATCCCTTTCTATTTCATCGAGTATGCCATCAGTGGACTTGGGGCCATACAGCTCTGGAGGAACCATCAACAAGATCCCCAGAGAACCATCGAGCAGTACCTGGATGCCCTTGCCCCTGGCTACACCCTCTCGGTCCCGGAAGCCTATGAACGCTGTGGGATCTCCTTCAGGTTTGACCGACCCCTGGTGCGGGAATTGATGGACTTTTTGAGAAAACAGTTGTAGAGTCACTCCCCAATGGTTTGAAGCCTGCATGTCAAATGCAGGCTTTTTGCAGTCAGGTGAAGTGCGCGCCCCCTGTTCTGCAGTGTCAGGATGGAAAGACGCAATGGAGAGGTGTCCTCTCAAAAATTCAACAGCTCAGGATGGGCAGCCAGATGGGGTTGCTGGGCCACCGCACGCAGCACCACCCGTTCACTGTTGCGTGAAACCTCCACCACGGTGAAGGCCGTGTCTCCAAAAGGAAAGATCACATGGTCCGGGCATCCCACCAGGGCACGCAGGGCCATGTTGAGGACCCCTCCGTGTGCAACCACCAGGGCATTCTCTGCCCCTGACTGGAACACCTGTTCCAGAGCAGTGGCCGCCCGTCTGCGGAATGCGTCTTCACTTTCGCCTCCATCCGGGGTGAATTTCTGGTAGCGGTGCCGGAAAGCAGGAATGGGATATTTCTGCTGGGCCGCTTCATGGGTCATGCCAGCGATGGGGGTGTTGTCAAATTCCATCCATTCCTCGACGGGTGTGGGAATGAGCCCCAGGGCATCACAAACAATCTCTGCCGTCTGTCTTGCCCTCGACAGGGTGGAGCATTCTGCATGATCAAATCCGGGATTGTTTTCACGCCAGTAGGCTGCGAGAAGCTCTGCTTGCTGGATGCCTGCTGCGGTGAGAGGGCTGTCATAACGTCCTTCAATGACATTTTCATCGTCTGCACGGGAGCGCCCGTGTCTCAGGAAGGTGATTTTCATGCTGTCTTTCAGGCTATATCCAGCCGCTTGCGGGATCAAGGGCCTTCTGACCACTTCCGAAATGTACAGCGGTTGCCGGGCATGGCCTGATTAAACTTGACGAATATTGCATATCGGGATATGCTGTTCTTATCCATCGGCGAAAAGCCGAATTTTTTGTTTTGGGACTGTCGCAGGAGAGATGGCCCCTCACCTGACAGCTTTAAAGCGCACCAGCACGATCTTCCCTGGAAAGCCTGCCCTGTCAAATTCCTCCAGCATCCAGCGTTCGATGGTCTGGGCTTTCCCACTTCCTGAGCCTGCCCCGATCAGGGGAAAAGCCACAGATTGAAACCCCTCTTGCTGGGCAATTTGCAGCGCATGTCTGACACTGCTGCGCACGGAGAACTCGCTGGAGCGCCACAGCATGTTGATGCCTGCCACATGAATGATCGCCCGGTGGGGCAACTTTCCTGCACCTGTCAGCACAGCATGACCCAGAGGAATCGGACCCACGCGGGCCAGTTCCCGGAAGGGCTCCAGGCCTGCCCTGCGTTTGATCGCTCCTGAAACCCCCTGGGGCAACAAAAGCCACCACGGGATGATGTTGCGGTTCCAGGCATTGACGATGGCCTCCACAGGTTGCTCCAGCAGGTCCCCTTCAACAATTTGAATGGTCATGGTGACCTGAATTGTATCGGGTGTTCTCCTGCACAATTCTTTCTTTGTGCTCTTTTGTCTCTGCAACTTCACAGGCCAGGGTTTCGTATCAGAAGCATGGATGATTTTCTGGGAAGCCTGTTTGAAGGGATTGTGGATTTTCTGGGTAAATTCCTGATCAACGTCATCTGGACTGCCTTGCATTTTTTGTTTGGGGTCTGGGGCGCGGGGTTGTTTTTGCTCAATGCAGGGCTCCTGATCCCCTTCCGCAGCAGGGCCAGTGTGCTCTGCAGCCTGCTGGCCTGGGTGGTGTGGGCTGTGGTCAGACGCCTGCCAATCAAGAGGGATGGAGGATGGGCAGATTAAGCTTGATGCATATTGCATACCGTGCTATACTGTTTACATCAGTCGGCGAAAAGCCGAATTTTTTGTTTTATCCCCTGGACTTATCCTTCCATGAACAGCCCAGACCTTTTTGAACAGCAGGCCCAGCTCAGGCTTCAGATGCACCACGCTTTTGAAGGGGTGGTTCTGGGAGATGGAACCGGTCTGGGCGAAGCAGATGTCATTGATGATTATGGAACCGCTGAAGAACGCAGGCTGGCCCGTTTCCGGGATTTTCAGGGCCCCTGGTGGGAACACCCCAGAGACAGGTTGCGCATGTACACCAGTGTGTTCTGTTTCATGGATGCCGCAGGCTACACCTACCATCTGGCCGTGTACCTCTGGCATGCTTTGCAGGAAGATCCACAGCAGGGCCTTGGAGATGTGGGATGGCTGGTGTTCGATCTGCTGGATTTTGCCCGCATTCAGCAGCCTCAAATGACAGCAAGTCAAATCCAGATGATCCTGAAATTCACCGAATGGATCGAGGTGCTTGAACCCGAACGCATGCAGCACGAGGACTTCCGGGCTGAGGTGAGGCGTGTCTGGGCCCACTGGGCAGAGCAACTGGAAGGCCTCTCCAGATGAGGGAGGTGCAACTGCGTCCGCTGACCCTGGGTGATCTGGCCACCATTTACCTGTGGAGCCAGGATGAGGTGTTCTGTCGGGCCAATGGCTGGTCGATTGGTCTTTCCTGGCAGCAGCTCAGAACCTGGTGGATGGCTTTGCTGCAAACCTCCCCCGATGTGATGCTCCGCTCTGGTGTGGCCGTTCAGGACCAGCTGGTTGGATTTGTCGAGCTTTCCAGCTTTGACTGGCAGGAAAAGACAGCTGTTTTTGGAATTGCCATTGGAGCCAGATCCCTGTGGGGGCAGGGCATTGGATTTCAGGCAGG
Above is a genomic segment from Deinococcus cellulosilyticus NBRC 106333 = KACC 11606 containing:
- a CDS encoding M3 family oligoendopeptidase, with product MLQTLNPLLEDTEISWETHQKPFQELLDREVQPEDITQFLLDWSALENQLQHVQTVRMIRAHLDTSDQEAQDRQAAFVTEVQPEWEKMAAALKQKLLSLDHSHLPADAVQMVRRFQADARTFREENVPLQTELFSLEQEYTQISGGLKVEFQGEQKSLPQMKPFQVSPDRTVREEAWKAVRAALSSVAPQLNDLFLKQLKLRRQMAKNAGYPDFRAYMWDRYHRFDYTAETCLEFHQTVKAEVVPFALEMLEQHRVKLGLDVLRPWDAYWHTVVEPGHLPALKPFQTAEELEAKTEQVFFAVSPKLGEMFHLFRKNGAMDLGNRPNKLPQAYCTGLAQSGWPFMFQSAVGTMIDVMVTLHESGHAFHLYASLHGQRFPWNVMSGIEFAEVPSTAMEYLALDHLSAFYTPEEMLRVKRNAIWSMVQGIPWQCVMDAFQHWLYVEAPEEVTPEMLEDRCRELMDEFMPVPAWTGFEAERGNLWQIFHVFSIPFYFIEYAISGLGAIQLWRNHQQDPQRTIEQYLDALAPGYTLSVPEAYERCGISFRFDRPLVRELMDFLRKQL
- a CDS encoding histidine phosphatase family protein; protein product: MKITFLRHGRSRADDENVIEGRYDSPLTAAGIQQAELLAAYWRENNPGFDHAECSTLSRARQTAEIVCDALGLIPTPVEEWMEFDNTPIAGMTHEAAQQKYPIPAFRHRYQKFTPDGGESEDAFRRRAATALEQVFQSGAENALVVAHGGVLNMALRALVGCPDHVIFPFGDTAFTVVEVSRNSERVVLRAVAQQPHLAAHPELLNF
- a CDS encoding macro domain-containing protein; translation: MTIQIVEGDLLEQPVEAIVNAWNRNIIPWWLLLPQGVSGAIKRRAGLEPFRELARVGPIPLGHAVLTGAGKLPHRAIIHVAGINMLWRSSEFSVRSSVRHALQIAQQEGFQSVAFPLIGAGSGSGKAQTIERWMLEEFDRAGFPGKIVLVRFKAVR
- a CDS encoding DUF6714 family protein yields the protein MNSPDLFEQQAQLRLQMHHAFEGVVLGDGTGLGEADVIDDYGTAEERRLARFRDFQGPWWEHPRDRLRMYTSVFCFMDAAGYTYHLAVYLWHALQEDPQQGLGDVGWLVFDLLDFARIQQPQMTASQIQMILKFTEWIEVLEPERMQHEDFRAEVRRVWAHWAEQLEGLSR
- a CDS encoding GNAT family N-acetyltransferase, yielding MQLRPLTLGDLATIYLWSQDEVFCRANGWSIGLSWQQLRTWWMALLQTSPDVMLRSGVAVQDQLVGFVELSSFDWQEKTAVFGIAIGARSLWGQGIGFQAGQLMLQHGFDHLQLKAIFAEVHAPNLRSLALMRKLGFEETGRLPLHEVYQGTLSDVVCFVLESSCWNSRI